A single genomic interval of Balaenoptera musculus isolate JJ_BM4_2016_0621 chromosome 14, mBalMus1.pri.v3, whole genome shotgun sequence harbors:
- the SF3A1 gene encoding splicing factor 3A subunit 1 yields MPAGPVQAVPPPPPAATEPKQPTEEEASSKEDSTPSKPVVGIIYPPPEVRNIVDKTASFVARNGPEFEARIRQNEINNPKFNFLNPNDPYHAYYRHKVSEFKEGKAQEPSAAIPKVMQQQQQATQQQLPQKVQAQVIQETIVPKEPPPEFEFIADPPSISAFDLDVVKLTAQFVARNGRQFLTQLMQKEQRNYQFDFLRPQHSLFNYFTKLVEQYTKILIPPKGLFTKLKKEAENPREVLDQVCYRVEWAKFQERERKKEEEEKEKERVAYAQIDWHDFVVVETVDFQPNEQGNFPPPTTPEELGARILIQERYEKFGESEEVEMEVESDEEDEKQEKAEEPPSQLDQDTQVQDMDEGSDDEEEGQKVPPPPETPMPPPLPPTPDQVIVRKDYDPKASKPLPPAPAPDEYLVSPITGEKIPASKMQEHMRIGLLDPRWLEQRDRSIREKQSDDEVYAPGLDIESSLKQLAERRTDIFGVEETAIGKKIGEEEIQKPEEKVTWDGHSGSMARTQQAAQANITLQEQIEAIHKAKGLVPEDDTKEKIGPSKPNEIPQQPPPPSSATNIPSSAPPITSVPRPPAMPPPVRTTVVSAVPVMPRPPMASVVRLPPGSVIAPMPPIIHAPRINVVPMPPSAPPIMAPRPPPMIVPTAFVPAPPVAPVPAPAPMPPVHPPPPMEDEPASKKLKTEDSLMPEEEFLRRNKGPVSIKVQVPNMQDKTEWKLNGQVLVFTLPLTDQVSVIKVKIHEATGMPAGKQKLQYEGIFIKDSNSLAYYNMANGAIIHLALKERGGRKK; encoded by the exons CCCACGGAAGAGGAAGCATCTTCAAAGGAGGATTCTACCCCTTCCAAGCCAGTGGTGGGTATTATTTACCCTCCTCCAGAGGTCAGGAATATCGTTGACAAGACTGCCAGCTTCGTGGCCAG aaaCGGACCTGAATTTGAAGCTAGGATACGACAGAACGAGATCAACAACCCCAAGTTCAACTTCCTGAACCCCAATGACCCTTACCATGCCTACTACCGCCACAAGGTCAGCGAGTTCAAGGAGGGGAAAGCCCAGGAGCCCTCGGCTGCCAtccccaaggtcatgcagcagcagcagcaagccaCCCAGCAGCAGCTGCCCCAGAAG GTTCAAGCCCAAGTGATCCAAGAGACCATCGTGCCCAAAGAGCCCCCTCCCGAGTTCGAGTTCATTGCAGACCCCCCCTCCATCTCAGCCTTCGACCTGGACGTGGTGAAGCTGACGGCTCAGTTTGTGGCCAGGAATGGGCGCCAGTTTCTGACCCAGCTGATGCAGAAAGAGCAGCGCAACTACCAGTTTGACTTCCTTCGCCCGCAACACAGCCTTTTCAACTACTTTACGAAGCTGGTGGAACAGTATACCAAG ATCTTGATTCCACCCAAAGGCTTATTTACCAAGctcaagaaagaggcagagaacccCCGGGAAGTTTTGGACCAG GTATGTTATCGAGTGGAGTGGGCCAAGTTTCAGGAGcgtgagaggaagaaggaagaggaggagaaggaaaaggaacgGGTGGCCTATGCTCAGATTGACTGGCATGATTTTGTGGTGGTGGAAACAGTGGACTTCCAACCCAATGAGCAAG GGaacttccctccccccaccaccccagagGAGCTGGGGGCCCGAATCCTCATTCAGGAGCGCTACGAGAAGTTTGGGGAGAGTGAGGAGGTCGAGATGGAGGTCGAGTCTGATGAGGAGGACGAGAAACAGGAGAAGGCGGAGGAGCCTCCGTCCCAGCTGGACCAGGACACCCAAGTGCAAGACATGGATGAG GGTTCAGATGATGAAGAAGAAGGGCAGAAAGTGCCCCCACCTCCAGAGACACCCATGCCACCGCCTCTGCCCCCAACTCCAGACCAGGTCATTGTCCGGAAGGACTATGACCCAAAAG CTTCCAAgcccctgcctccagcccctgcTCCAGATGAATATCTCGTGTCCCCCATCACTGGGGAGAAGATCCCTGCCAGCAAAATGCAGGAACACATGCGCATTGGGCTTCTTGACCCCCGTTGGCTGGAGCAGCGAGATCGCTCCATTCGTGAGAAGCAGAGTGATGATGAGGTGTACGCACCAG GCCTGGATATTGAGAGCAGCTTGAAACAGCTGGCTGAGCGGCGTACCGACATCTTTGGTGTAGAGGAAACGGCCATTGGTAAGAAGATTGGCGAGGAGGAGAtccagaagccagaggaaaag GTGACCTGGGATGGTCATTCCGGCAGCATGGCCCGGACCCAGCAGGCTGCCCAGGCCAATATCACCCTCCAGGAGCAGATTGAGGCCATCCACAAGGCTAAGGGCTTGGTGCCAGAAGATGATACCAAGGAGAAGATTGGCCCCAGCAAGCCCAATGAAATCCCCCAGCAGCCACCACCTCCGTCTTCAGCCACCAACATCCCCagctcagccccacccattaCCTCGGTGCCCCGGCCACCCGCG ATGCCACCTCCTGTCCGTACCACAGTTGTGTCTGCAGTACCCGTCATGCCCCGACCCCCGATGGCATCAGTGGTCCGACTGCCCCCAGGCTCGGTGATCGCCCCCATGCCACCGATCATCCACGCGCCCAGGATCAACGTGGTGCCCATGCCTCCCTCGGCCCCTCCTATCATGGCACCCCGCCCACCACCCATGATTGTGCCGACAG CTTTCGTGCCCGCACCGCCTGTGGCACCCGTCCCAGCTCCAGCCCCTATGCCGCCtgtccaccccccacctcccatggAAGATGAGCCTGCCTCCAAGAAACTGAAGACCGAGGACAGCCTCATGCCAGAGGAGGAGTTTCTGCGCAGAAACAAG GGTCCAGTGTCCATCAAAGTCCAGGTGCCCAACATGCAGGATAAGACGGAATGGAAGCTGAACGGACAGGTGCTGGTCTTCACCCTCCCACTCACAGACCAG GTCTCTGTCATCAAGGTGAAGATTCACGAAGCCACGGGCATGCCAGCAGGGAAACAGAAGCTGCAGTATGAG GGCATTTTCATCAAGGATTCCAACTCGCTGGCTTACTACAACATGGCTAATGGTGCCATCATCCACCTGGCGCTCAAAGAGAGAGGCGGGAGgaagaagtag